One genomic window of Halolamina sediminis includes the following:
- a CDS encoding CPBP family glutamic-type intramembrane protease, producing the protein MDGRLDAPETLERRRIGVFLAVAFGVSWATGLAIWLTGGFRNSPEITQGITLATVLLPSAYMFGPAVGNVAARLATGEGWDRHRLRPEFEGTMWTYAAAWLAPAALTVVGAAFYFAVFPGQFDPTMAAFREQVASMGVGMDPWLLVAIQIGSALTIAPIINALFAFGEEFGWRAYLLPKLAPLGYRRAVVVSGVVWGVWHWPLLAMGYNYGFDYPGFPWTGMLAFLAFTVGAGTFLAALTVREGSVWPASIGHGAINAIASVAVLFVAGQPNTLLGPTPVGVLAALPWLLVAAWLLRA; encoded by the coding sequence ATGGACGGCCGACTCGACGCGCCCGAGACGCTCGAACGCCGCCGGATCGGCGTGTTCCTCGCGGTCGCGTTCGGCGTCTCCTGGGCGACGGGACTCGCGATCTGGCTCACCGGCGGCTTCCGGAACAGCCCCGAGATCACCCAGGGGATCACGCTCGCGACGGTGCTGCTCCCGTCCGCCTACATGTTCGGTCCCGCGGTGGGGAACGTCGCTGCGCGGCTCGCGACCGGCGAGGGCTGGGACCGCCACCGGCTGCGCCCGGAGTTCGAGGGGACGATGTGGACCTACGCCGCCGCGTGGCTGGCGCCCGCGGCGCTGACTGTCGTCGGCGCCGCGTTCTACTTCGCCGTCTTCCCCGGGCAGTTCGACCCGACGATGGCTGCGTTCCGCGAGCAGGTGGCGAGCATGGGCGTCGGGATGGACCCGTGGCTCCTGGTCGCGATCCAGATCGGCAGTGCGCTCACGATCGCACCGATCATCAACGCCCTGTTCGCGTTCGGCGAGGAGTTCGGCTGGCGGGCGTACCTGCTGCCGAAGCTCGCGCCGCTGGGGTACCGCCGCGCAGTCGTCGTTTCGGGGGTCGTCTGGGGCGTCTGGCACTGGCCGCTGCTCGCGATGGGGTACAACTACGGCTTCGACTACCCCGGGTTCCCGTGGACCGGAATGCTCGCCTTCCTCGCGTTCACCGTCGGCGCCGGCACGTTCCTCGCCGCGCTCACGGTTCGGGAGGGGAGCGTCTGGCCCGCGAGCATCGGCCACGGCGCGATCAACGCGATCGCGAGCGTCGCCGTGCTGTTCGTCGCCGGCCAGCCGAACACGCTGCTCGGACCGACGCCGGTGGGCGTGCTGGCCGCGCTGCCGTGGCTGCTCGTCGCCGCGTGGCTGCTCCGAGCGTAG
- the mdh gene encoding malate dehydrogenase → MTKVSVVGAAGTVGAAAGYNLALRDVVDELVYVDIPEQEDVTVGQAADANHGVAYDSNTTVRQGGYADTAGSDVVIITAGIPREPGQTRIDLAGDNAPIMDDIGSSIAEHNDDFVTITTSNPVDLLNRHLYETGDRDRSKVIGFGGRLDSARFRYVLSERFDTQVGNVEATILGEHGDAQVPVFSKVRVDGRDPEFTSDEREEIFADLQQSAMDVIERKGATEWGPATGVAHMAEAVIRDTGEVLPGSIVLDGEYGYEDTAFGVPIKLGENGVEEVVEWDLSDYESGLMDDAAEKLRDQYAKIE, encoded by the coding sequence ATGACGAAAGTCAGCGTAGTCGGTGCGGCAGGGACCGTCGGTGCGGCCGCCGGGTACAACCTCGCGCTCCGGGACGTGGTCGACGAGCTCGTCTACGTCGACATCCCCGAGCAGGAGGACGTCACCGTCGGGCAGGCCGCCGACGCCAACCACGGCGTCGCCTACGACTCGAACACCACCGTCCGGCAGGGCGGTTACGCGGACACCGCCGGCTCGGACGTGGTGATCATCACCGCCGGTATCCCGCGGGAGCCCGGCCAGACCCGTATCGACCTCGCGGGCGACAACGCGCCGATCATGGACGACATCGGCAGCTCGATCGCCGAGCACAACGACGACTTCGTCACCATCACCACCTCCAACCCCGTCGACCTGCTGAACCGCCACCTCTACGAAACGGGCGACCGCGACCGCTCGAAGGTGATCGGCTTCGGCGGCCGGCTCGACTCCGCGCGGTTCCGTTACGTGCTCTCCGAGCGCTTCGACACCCAGGTGGGCAACGTCGAGGCGACGATCCTCGGCGAGCACGGCGACGCGCAGGTGCCCGTGTTCTCGAAGGTGCGCGTCGATGGCCGCGATCCGGAGTTCACGTCCGACGAACGCGAGGAGATCTTCGCCGACCTCCAGCAGTCCGCGATGGACGTGATCGAGCGCAAAGGTGCGACTGAATGGGGGCCCGCGACGGGCGTGGCCCACATGGCCGAGGCGGTCATCCGCGACACCGGCGAGGTGCTGCCGGGCAGCATCGTCCTCGACGGCGAGTACGGCTACGAGGACACCGCCTTCGGCGTCCCGATCAAACTCGGCGAAAACGGCGTCGAGGAGGTCGTCGAGTGGGATCTCTCCGACTACGAGAGCGGTCTGATGGACGACGCCGCCGAGAAGCTCCGCGACCAGTACGCGAAGATCGAGTAG
- a CDS encoding HIT family protein, which translates to MEQLFAPWRIDWVERDPEDDEIDGCPFCVLPERDADRESRIVARSEHSFVILNNAPYAPGHVMVIPDRHTGEWADLPDAELLDHAKLKVAAIDALEAAFGPDGVNAGENLGGDAAGGSIDDHLHTHLIPRWSGDTNFMPIVSDTKVIVEALEASYDKLHEAFAALPEAVDDPEKTDAVELRFD; encoded by the coding sequence ATGGAGCAACTGTTCGCCCCCTGGCGGATCGACTGGGTGGAGCGCGATCCCGAGGACGACGAGATCGACGGCTGCCCGTTCTGCGTGCTGCCCGAGCGTGACGCCGACCGCGAGAGCCGAATCGTCGCCCGTAGCGAGCACTCGTTCGTGATCCTCAACAACGCTCCCTACGCCCCGGGCCACGTGATGGTCATCCCCGATCGGCACACCGGGGAGTGGGCCGACCTCCCAGACGCCGAACTGCTCGATCACGCGAAGCTGAAAGTCGCCGCCATCGACGCGCTGGAGGCGGCGTTCGGGCCGGACGGCGTCAACGCTGGCGAGAACCTCGGCGGCGACGCCGCGGGCGGCTCGATCGACGACCATCTCCACACCCACCTGATCCCGCGCTGGAGCGGCGACACGAACTTCATGCCGATCGTCTCGGACACGAAGGTGATCGTCGAGGCGCTGGAAGCGAGCTACGACAAGCTCCACGAGGCGTTCGCGGCGTTACCCGAGGCCGTCGACGATCCCGAAAAAACGGACGCGGTCGAACTGCGGTTCGACTAG
- a CDS encoding rubrerythrin-like domain-containing protein, with protein MTDDTRDEPIPYECFSCGNIVRTDSQPLTCPDCGGEMRNRRTRLE; from the coding sequence ATGACCGACGACACCCGCGACGAACCGATCCCGTACGAGTGTTTCTCGTGTGGGAACATCGTTCGGACCGACAGCCAGCCACTCACCTGCCCCGACTGCGGCGGGGAGATGCGTAACCGACGAACCAGACTCGAGTAA
- a CDS encoding bacterio-opsin activator domain-containing protein, producing the protein MPSADSILHRCHLLLVGDTPWVTGFADELRRRTSATVTVESGAAAALDRFRRAEVDCVLSAQRLADGSGVELLATIQEEAPAFPLVLGARDGSERLASDAIAAGVTDYVPIEGADEATWETLFERLERALWSARHTATQRDRARQFEAVFQDSRTATWVLDVDGELLRVNRTARGMTDASVEQIVGEPFWTLPYWDDTTARDVRQLVERGADGVTSDVVVGDPTASAPTVVELSVHPVEDERGRVVSLVVEGLDVSERVRLERDLRRSEKLHRATLKYMTDTVLLTDDDGEYQYVCPNVHFIFGYTAEEIRSDHPIEELLGDELFDREELAAEGVLKNIECTVTDKAGREHTLLVNVREVSIQDGRILYTCRDITTRKQRERALTTLQGTARAFLYAETAAEITRNVVDDTPDVLGVDAGAVYLFDAEENALRPESWSKAFERRHGPTSTVPVDADSPVSRSFVREETLRFEDVHDAPGFDDPASELRQAAFVPLGDHGVLVVGSGEISAFDGITVELVDLLAATAEAALDRVERESRLRRQERELQQRNSRLAQLNRINETIRGIDQALVRSETREEIERGVCERLAADDRFRFAWIGAVDDSGDTVEPRSWAGDGQEYLDSRSFPVSTEEVEPAGRAAATGELAGVDDVAGDLRQPWRKDALAREFRSCLSVPLRYNDLSYGVLTVYADERGAFDGMTRSVVAELGETVASAISATERKNALLSPSRTRLQFAVDDPNFVLSQLARRADCTLTYRGGVRQTMEGNDVFVAVENGDADAVEAAAAELVAVSGVKRITSEGARSVLRLRFAEQFLALELADHGAVFHSATATPTGTTLTVDVPENVDVRSVSSLIAAELDGVELRSKRTLDDAADPYAEFLDRLTERQFEVLQTAYYSGYFESPRGSSGEAVAETLSISPQAFYRHVRTVQRKLFDTLFDDATHGGDS; encoded by the coding sequence ATGCCGAGCGCTGACAGCATCCTCCACCGCTGTCACCTGCTGCTCGTGGGTGACACGCCGTGGGTCACGGGGTTCGCCGACGAGCTTCGCCGGCGAACGAGCGCGACCGTCACCGTCGAGTCGGGCGCCGCGGCGGCGCTGGATCGCTTCCGACGTGCCGAGGTCGACTGCGTCCTCAGCGCCCAGCGGCTGGCCGACGGCAGCGGCGTCGAACTGCTCGCCACGATTCAGGAGGAGGCGCCCGCGTTCCCGCTGGTTCTCGGCGCCCGCGACGGCTCCGAACGACTGGCCAGCGACGCGATCGCCGCGGGCGTCACCGACTACGTCCCGATCGAGGGGGCGGACGAGGCGACGTGGGAGACGCTGTTCGAGCGGCTCGAACGGGCGCTCTGGTCGGCGCGACACACCGCCACCCAGCGCGACCGCGCCAGACAGTTCGAGGCCGTCTTTCAGGACTCCAGAACGGCGACGTGGGTGCTCGACGTGGACGGGGAGCTGCTCCGGGTGAACCGCACGGCCAGAGGGATGACCGACGCGTCGGTCGAGCAGATCGTCGGCGAGCCGTTCTGGACGCTGCCGTACTGGGACGACACGACGGCGCGGGACGTTCGACAGCTCGTCGAGCGCGGCGCCGACGGTGTGACGAGCGACGTGGTCGTCGGCGACCCGACGGCGTCGGCGCCCACGGTCGTCGAGCTCTCGGTCCACCCCGTCGAGGACGAGCGCGGGCGGGTCGTCTCGCTGGTCGTCGAGGGGCTGGACGTCTCCGAGCGGGTCCGGCTGGAACGGGACCTCCGCCGCTCCGAGAAGCTCCACCGGGCGACGCTGAAGTACATGACCGACACGGTGTTGCTCACCGACGACGACGGCGAGTACCAGTACGTCTGCCCGAACGTCCACTTCATCTTCGGCTACACCGCCGAGGAGATCCGGAGCGACCACCCCATCGAGGAGCTGCTCGGCGACGAGCTGTTCGATCGCGAGGAGCTGGCCGCCGAGGGCGTGCTCAAGAACATCGAGTGTACGGTGACCGACAAGGCCGGCCGGGAGCACACGCTGCTCGTCAACGTCCGGGAGGTGTCGATCCAGGACGGCCGCATCCTCTACACCTGCCGGGACATCACGACCCGGAAGCAGCGCGAGCGGGCGCTCACCACCCTCCAAGGGACGGCCCGGGCGTTCCTCTACGCCGAGACCGCCGCGGAGATCACCCGCAACGTCGTCGACGACACGCCGGACGTCCTCGGCGTCGACGCCGGCGCAGTCTACCTGTTCGACGCCGAGGAGAACGCGCTCCGGCCGGAGAGCTGGTCAAAGGCGTTCGAGCGGCGCCACGGCCCGACCTCGACGGTGCCGGTCGACGCCGACAGCCCCGTCAGCCGTTCGTTCGTCCGTGAGGAGACGCTGCGGTTCGAGGACGTTCACGACGCCCCGGGCTTCGACGACCCGGCGAGCGAGCTCCGGCAGGCGGCGTTCGTCCCGCTGGGCGACCACGGCGTGCTCGTCGTGGGGTCGGGGGAGATCAGCGCGTTCGACGGGATCACGGTCGAGCTCGTGGACCTGCTGGCGGCGACCGCGGAGGCGGCGCTGGATCGCGTCGAGCGGGAGTCCCGGCTGCGCCGGCAGGAGCGGGAACTCCAGCAGCGCAACAGCCGGCTCGCCCAGCTGAACCGGATCAACGAGACGATCCGCGGGATCGACCAGGCGCTCGTGCGTTCGGAGACCCGCGAGGAGATCGAACGCGGCGTCTGTGAGCGACTCGCCGCCGACGACCGCTTTCGGTTCGCGTGGATCGGGGCGGTCGACGACAGCGGCGACACTGTCGAGCCACGAAGCTGGGCCGGCGACGGCCAGGAGTACCTCGACAGTCGGTCGTTCCCGGTGAGTACCGAGGAGGTCGAGCCGGCCGGCCGCGCGGCCGCGACGGGCGAGCTCGCGGGCGTCGACGACGTGGCCGGCGACCTGCGTCAGCCCTGGCGCAAGGACGCCCTCGCCCGGGAGTTCCGGTCCTGTCTGAGCGTGCCGCTGCGGTACAACGACCTCTCCTACGGCGTGTTGACCGTCTACGCCGACGAGCGCGGCGCGTTCGACGGGATGACCCGGTCGGTCGTGGCCGAACTCGGCGAGACGGTCGCTTCGGCGATCAGTGCGACCGAGCGCAAGAACGCGCTGTTGAGCCCCTCCCGGACCCGGCTCCAGTTCGCAGTCGACGACCCGAACTTCGTGCTCTCCCAGCTGGCGCGGCGGGCCGACTGTACGCTCACCTATCGCGGCGGGGTCAGGCAGACGATGGAGGGCAACGACGTGTTCGTCGCCGTCGAGAACGGCGACGCCGACGCGGTCGAAGCCGCCGCCGCGGAGCTAGTCGCCGTCTCGGGAGTCAAGCGGATCACCAGCGAGGGGGCACGGAGCGTGCTCCGACTGCGGTTCGCCGAGCAGTTCCTCGCGCTCGAACTCGCCGACCACGGCGCGGTGTTCCACAGCGCGACCGCGACACCCACGGGGACGACGCTCACCGTCGACGTGCCCGAGAACGTCGACGTCCGGTCGGTGTCCTCGCTGATCGCCGCCGAACTCGACGGCGTCGAGCTCCGATCGAAACGGACGCTCGACGACGCCGCCGACCCCTACGCCGAGTTCCTCGACCGGCTGACCGAACGCCAGTTCGAGGTGCTCCAGACCGCGTACTACAGCGGCTACTTCGAGTCGCCGCGAGGGAGCTCCGGCGAGGCCGTCGCCGAGACGTTGAGTATTTCCCCGCAGGCGTTCTACCGGCACGTTAGAACGGTCCAGCGAAAACTGTTCGACACGCTGTTCGACGACGCCACCCATGGAGGTGATTCATAG
- a CDS encoding AIM24 family protein, with protein sequence MQLEQFIDANGPDSEATGSDSDASGFQKENNRLLKIPVDGLVTVKVGTMVAYTGDLTFTGKSSAEGGLTGIVKDAVTDEGTPVMEAEGSGSLYLADQGKKVQVLSLDADESISVNGTDVLAFEEQVDYEIGTIGSLSGAAAGGLTNVYLTGPGDVAISTHGDPLVMSPPVTTDPDATVAWSSNLSPSIGTNKLIEIGQQSGESMQMEFTGENGFVVVQPYEEGGNM encoded by the coding sequence ATGCAACTGGAGCAGTTCATCGATGCCAACGGCCCTGACAGCGAAGCGACCGGCTCTGACAGCGACGCGAGCGGCTTTCAGAAGGAGAACAACCGACTGCTGAAGATCCCGGTCGACGGGCTCGTCACGGTGAAAGTCGGTACGATGGTCGCCTACACCGGCGATCTGACGTTCACCGGGAAGTCCTCCGCGGAGGGCGGGCTGACCGGTATCGTCAAGGACGCGGTCACCGACGAGGGAACGCCCGTGATGGAGGCGGAAGGCAGCGGCTCGCTGTACCTCGCGGATCAGGGCAAGAAGGTGCAGGTCCTCTCGCTCGACGCCGACGAGTCGATCTCGGTCAACGGCACCGACGTGCTCGCGTTCGAGGAGCAGGTCGACTACGAGATCGGGACGATCGGCAGCCTCTCCGGCGCCGCCGCCGGCGGGCTGACGAACGTCTACCTCACCGGCCCCGGCGACGTGGCGATCTCGACCCACGGCGATCCGCTGGTGATGTCGCCGCCGGTCACCACCGACCCCGACGCCACTGTCGCGTGGAGTTCGAACCTCTCGCCGTCGATCGGGACGAACAAGCTGATCGAGATCGGCCAGCAGTCCGGCGAGTCGATGCAGATGGAGTTCACCGGCGAGAACGGGTTCGTCGTCGTCCAGCCGTACGAGGAAGGCGGCAATATGTGA
- a CDS encoding FxLYD domain-containing protein: MRRRALLARTALLTTAAGLAGCSGLGDGSDPSTNTPTDSPTASPTPTPSTIQTPESSSLAVVEHTLSRSNEGSENELVAVETTIENVGESAAVGVTAVARFLDADGTLLEESEASTDRLGAGGRWTVELLYPASGEATRAVAEYRLDVERSD, translated from the coding sequence ATGCGCCGCCGTGCCCTCCTCGCGCGCACCGCCCTCCTGACCACCGCCGCCGGGCTGGCCGGCTGCTCCGGCCTCGGCGACGGGAGCGACCCATCCACCAATACGCCCACCGACTCACCGACCGCCAGCCCCACGCCGACGCCGTCGACGATCCAGACGCCCGAGAGCAGCTCGCTCGCCGTCGTCGAGCACACGCTCTCGCGGTCGAACGAAGGGAGCGAGAACGAACTCGTCGCGGTCGAGACCACGATCGAGAACGTGGGCGAGTCGGCTGCGGTCGGGGTTACTGCCGTCGCTCGGTTTCTCGACGCCGACGGGACGCTGCTCGAAGAGAGTGAAGCCAGTACCGACCGGCTCGGCGCGGGCGGGCGCTGGACGGTCGAGCTGCTCTACCCGGCCAGCGGCGAAGCGACCCGCGCGGTCGCGGAGTACCGGCTCGACGTCGAACGGAGCGACTGA
- a CDS encoding zinc-binding dehydrogenase — MQSEMTAHVIEEYGDPDVFTETERPIPEPDPGEIRVGVVASSVNPVDYKIRAGHIPDFAPEFPATLGCDVAGVVDAVGEGVDRFEAGDEVYGMPGGAGRQGGLADYVVGHAGTFADAPESIPLADAAALPVVALTAWEMLTDKSDVGIDDDVLVYGASGGVGHIGVQVARWLGANVTATGSTAEKRDLALELGADGAVDYTETEPAEYVVQYADGAGFDTVFDPVGDDHLATAFEAVRPFGSVVTTESSAAEKLSLAPMHENSLELGVVLVILPVLLGEREERVGDELDEIASLVDDGAITPHVDERFTFDEVADAHALAESGEFVGKLLLENE; from the coding sequence ATGCAATCGGAGATGACCGCACACGTCATCGAGGAGTACGGCGACCCCGACGTCTTCACCGAGACCGAACGACCGATCCCCGAGCCCGACCCCGGCGAGATCCGTGTCGGGGTCGTCGCCTCGAGCGTCAACCCCGTCGACTACAAGATCCGTGCGGGCCACATCCCCGACTTCGCCCCGGAGTTCCCGGCGACGCTGGGCTGTGACGTCGCCGGCGTCGTCGACGCGGTCGGCGAGGGCGTCGACCGCTTCGAGGCCGGCGACGAGGTGTACGGGATGCCCGGCGGCGCCGGCCGGCAGGGCGGGCTCGCCGACTACGTCGTCGGCCACGCGGGCACGTTCGCCGACGCGCCGGAGTCGATCCCGCTCGCCGACGCCGCGGCGCTGCCGGTCGTCGCGCTCACGGCGTGGGAGATGCTGACCGACAAGAGCGACGTGGGGATCGACGACGACGTGCTCGTCTACGGCGCCAGCGGCGGCGTCGGCCACATCGGCGTACAGGTCGCCCGCTGGCTCGGCGCGAACGTGACCGCGACGGGATCGACCGCCGAGAAGCGTGACCTCGCGCTGGAACTCGGCGCCGATGGGGCCGTCGACTACACCGAGACCGAGCCCGCCGAGTACGTCGTGCAGTACGCCGACGGCGCCGGCTTCGACACCGTGTTCGACCCCGTCGGCGACGACCACCTCGCGACCGCGTTCGAGGCGGTCCGGCCGTTCGGGAGCGTCGTCACCACCGAGTCCAGCGCCGCCGAGAAGCTCTCGCTCGCGCCGATGCACGAGAACTCCCTCGAACTCGGCGTCGTGTTGGTGATCCTGCCGGTACTGCTCGGCGAGAGAGAGGAGCGTGTCGGCGACGAACTCGACGAGATCGCGTCACTGGTCGACGACGGCGCGATTACGCCCCACGTCGACGAACGGTTCACGTTCGACGAGGTGGCCGACGCGCACGCGCTGGCCGAGTCCGGCGAGTTCGTCGGGAAGCTACTGCTCGAAAACGAGTGA
- the gdhB gene encoding glutamate dehydrogenase GdhB, giving the protein MSSTTEETTDGESSTEHESALETAKRQLHSAAKHVDVDENVIERLKHPKKVHEVTVPIERDDGSVDVFTGYRAQHDSVRGPHKGGLRYHPEVTRDECVGLGMWMTWKCAVMDLPFGGAKGGIAVNPKELSEAENERLTRRFAEELRDAIGPKKDIPAPDMGTGPQTMAWLMDAYSMQEGETTPGVVTGKPPVVGGSEGRDEAPGRSVAIVAREAADYYDMPLSDTSVAIQGYGSVGANAARLLDEWGANVVAVSDVNGGIYDPNGLDTSSIPSHHEEPEAVLSHPAPEKVSNDELLELDADVLIPAAIGNVITAENADDVQADVVVEGANGPTTSTADEILEERGIPVIPDILANAGGVTVSYFEWLQDINRRAWSLDRVHRELESEMVEAWETVRDRREEHDVSWRDAAYVVALTRVAEAHDSRGLWP; this is encoded by the coding sequence GTGAGCTCTACGACAGAGGAGACGACGGACGGGGAGAGTAGCACCGAACACGAGTCCGCGCTGGAGACGGCGAAGCGCCAACTCCACAGCGCGGCCAAGCACGTCGATGTCGACGAGAACGTGATCGAGCGGCTGAAACACCCGAAGAAGGTCCACGAGGTGACCGTACCGATCGAGCGCGACGACGGCTCCGTCGACGTGTTCACGGGCTACCGCGCCCAGCACGACAGCGTCCGCGGCCCGCACAAGGGCGGGCTGCGCTACCACCCCGAGGTGACCCGCGACGAGTGTGTCGGGCTCGGGATGTGGATGACGTGGAAGTGTGCGGTGATGGATCTCCCCTTCGGCGGCGCGAAAGGCGGGATCGCGGTCAACCCCAAGGAGCTGAGCGAGGCCGAGAACGAGCGCCTCACCCGCCGGTTCGCGGAGGAGCTGCGCGACGCCATCGGCCCGAAGAAGGACATCCCCGCGCCCGACATGGGCACCGGCCCCCAGACGATGGCGTGGCTGATGGACGCCTACTCGATGCAGGAGGGCGAGACGACGCCGGGCGTCGTCACGGGGAAGCCGCCGGTCGTCGGCGGCAGCGAAGGTCGCGACGAGGCGCCGGGCCGGAGCGTCGCGATCGTCGCCCGCGAGGCAGCCGACTACTACGACATGCCGCTGTCGGACACCTCGGTCGCGATCCAGGGGTACGGCAGCGTCGGCGCCAACGCGGCACGCCTGCTCGACGAGTGGGGCGCGAACGTCGTCGCCGTCAGCGACGTGAACGGCGGGATCTACGACCCCAACGGGCTCGACACTAGTTCGATCCCCAGCCACCACGAGGAGCCGGAAGCGGTGCTCAGCCACCCCGCCCCCGAGAAAGTGAGCAACGACGAGCTGCTCGAACTCGACGCGGACGTGCTGATTCCCGCCGCCATCGGCAACGTCATTACCGCCGAAAACGCCGACGACGTGCAGGCCGACGTGGTCGTCGAGGGCGCCAACGGCCCGACGACCAGCACGGCCGACGAGATCCTCGAAGAGCGGGGGATTCCCGTGATCCCGGACATCCTCGCGAACGCCGGCGGGGTGACGGTGAGCTACTTCGAGTGGCTGCAGGACATCAACCGCCGCGCGTGGTCGCTCGACCGCGTCCACCGCGAACTCGAATCCGAGATGGTCGAGGCGTGGGAGACGGTGCGCGACCGGCGCGAAGAACACGACGTGAGCTGGCGCGACGCCGCCTACGTGGTCGCGCTCACGCGGGTCGCCGAGGCCCACGATAGCCGCGGGCTCTGGCCGTAA
- a CDS encoding GNAT family N-acetyltransferase translates to MSHATFIDGDRIELRPPDEDDIPLLVEAKNHPQVRRHVTRFRTPIDEASYREDRWPLPNDDDGVELLVVPKSGDFGGEPVGSVSLAPIQQPDGYANFGVWLHPDAWGNGYALDAGAHLLDYGFCAHRLHRVSATVAGGNDASRRLCERLGFTEEGAAREAWFLDGEHVDAVHYGLLEREWDGPEAVLG, encoded by the coding sequence ATGTCACACGCGACGTTCATCGACGGCGACCGCATCGAACTCCGACCGCCCGACGAGGACGACATTCCGCTCCTCGTCGAAGCCAAAAACCACCCGCAAGTCCGGCGTCACGTCACGCGGTTCCGGACGCCGATCGACGAGGCGAGCTACCGCGAGGACCGCTGGCCGCTGCCGAACGACGACGACGGGGTCGAACTGCTCGTGGTGCCGAAATCCGGGGACTTTGGGGGCGAGCCAGTCGGCTCGGTCAGCCTCGCGCCGATCCAGCAGCCAGACGGCTACGCCAACTTCGGCGTCTGGCTCCACCCCGACGCGTGGGGGAACGGCTACGCGCTCGACGCCGGCGCCCACCTGCTCGACTACGGGTTCTGCGCCCACCGACTCCACCGCGTCTCGGCGACCGTCGCGGGGGGCAACGACGCCTCACGGCGACTCTGTGAGCGCTTGGGGTTCACGGAGGAGGGTGCCGCCCGCGAGGCGTGGTTCCTCGACGGCGAGCACGTCGACGCCGTCCACTACGGCCTGCTCGAACGCGAGTGGGACGGGCCCGAGGCCGTGCTGGGGTAG